Proteins encoded in a region of the Prunus persica cultivar Lovell chromosome G4, Prunus_persica_NCBIv2, whole genome shotgun sequence genome:
- the LOC18779056 gene encoding LOW QUALITY PROTEIN: uncharacterized protein LOC18779056 (The sequence of the model RefSeq protein was modified relative to this genomic sequence to represent the inferred CDS: substituted 2 bases at 2 genomic stop codons) codes for MFMKCTKGLTITALVQFVLLIRCCNSIDSITTDQAIRDGEVLVSNGEVFELGFFRPGKSTNHYVGIWYKKDVEKTVVWVANRDNPINDTSGVLSIGAHGNLILYARNQTNIPVWSTKSNVSISSSSTPDPKYKAQLLDTGNLVLVEQDSQKVTWQSFDYPTDTILPHMKLGLDKRTGFSWFLTSWKSEDDPGTGNYTYAIDPNGAPQIIFYNGNVRYWRTGNWNGIRWWWGDIPVVLDTNIFNASYVNNQDEIIVTWGVLNSSISTRIVAAHLGSIEQFNWYEQDLRWNNIWSGPRDRCDIYGRCGAFGYCDSESLRVFECKCLPGFQPKLPDEWNMRNASSGCVRKLEACRNGEGFVKLEKVKIPDTSWARIDRNLSWKACEQQCLRNCSCSAYAINSNANMIGCMAWYGNLVDTRDSADGGQDLYIRVDAVELDEYTKKSKGFLAKKGMVPILVVSIAMVFFFICFGCWFAKRKRKEYPREMKNDDSRRTHQDLTIFDLESIVAATNNFSTANKLGEGGFGPVYKGLLANGQEVAVKRLSKNSGQGLEQFKNEVMLTAKLQHRNLVRIFGCCVDAGEKMLIYECLANKSLDFFIFDKSRSSLLDWKKRFEIILGIARGVLYLHQDSRLKIIHRDLKASNVLLDSTMNPKISDFGMAKMFGEDQIQANTNRVVGTYGYMSPEYAMEGRYSEKSDVFSFGVLLLEIISGKRNTSYDPSPNLIGQIWDMWREEQALAMVDPSLGESYPAHEVSRCIQIGLLCVQESASDRPTMSEVIFMLGNETTLPHPKKPAFILQSSSKLNSAASKGSTTSLNDVTITVLKARXXHICCASYSFFSCLTVKSYVLPFVIKLKTIFCNSLVLFVLLIRCCNSIDSITTDQAIRDGEVLVSNGEVFELGFFSPGKSTNRYVGIWYKRDKEKTVVWVANRDDPINETSGVLSIGAHDLILYARNQSNITFWSTKSNVSISSSSTPDPKYKAQLLDTGNLVLVERESQKVTWQSFDYLTHTVLPFMKLGINKRTGFNWFLTSWKSEDDPGTGSYTYKIDPNGAPQMVLYKDNVRYWRTGRWWWSDIPVVLTTSFSNSSFLNNQDEVTVTWGLLNSSISTRIVVDYSGTIQQFNWYEQDLGWNQIWSGPMDRCDYYGRCGAFGYCDSDSISVFECKCLPGFQPKLPDEWNMRNASSGCVRRLESCKNGEGFIKLVKVKVPDTSWARVDMNLSSKACEQQCLRDCSCLAYTISSNAPIIGCMTWYGKLVDTKNFADGDQDLYLRVDALELAEYTKKSKGFLAKKGRLPILVVSIAMISFFICFGCWCAKRKRKKYPWERKNDDDSRTHQDLTLFNLKSIVAATNNFSAANKLGEGGFGPVYKGLLANGQEVAVKRLSKNSGQGLEQFKNEVMLIAKLQHRNLVRLFGCCIHTKEKMLIYEYLTNKSLDFFIFDKKRSSLLDWKTRFEIIFGIARGVLYLHQDSRLKIIHRDLKASNVLLDSTMNPKISDFGMAKMFGEDQMQAKTNRVVGTYGYMSPEYAMEGRYSEKSDVFSFGVLLLEIISGKRNTSYDNQTPSPNLIGQIWDMWTEEQALGMVDPSLGESYPAHEVSRCIQIGLLCVQESASDRPTMSEVIFMLGNETTLPSPKKPAFILQSSNPNSIASKGSTPSLNDVTITMLEAR; via the exons CCGGTGCTGCAATTCGATAGATAGCATAACAACTGATCAAGCCATCAGAGATGGTGAAGTTCTAGTCTCTAATGGAGAAGTGTTTGAGCTTGGGTTCTTCAGACCCGGAAAGTCCACCAACCACTATGTTGGGATTTGGTACAAGAAAGATGTAGAAAAAACAGTTGTATGGGTTGCAAACAGAGACAATCCTATCAATGACACCTCAGGGGTCCTATCAATTGGTGCACACGGAAACCTCATCCTCTACGCCAGAAACCAAACCAATATTCCTGTCTGGTCCACCAAATCCAATGTTTCaatctcatcatcatccacaCCTGATCCTAAATACAAAGCTCAGCTCTTAGATACTGGAAACCTTGTTTTGGTTGAACAAGACAGCCAAAAGGTAACATGGCAAAGCTTTGACTACCCCACGGATACAATCCTTCCGCATATGAAACTTGGCCTTGACAAGCGAACAGGATTCAGCTGGTTCCTGACCTCCTGGAAATCCGAGGATGACCCGGGAACGGGGAATTACACCTATGCGATTGACCCAAATGGAGCTCCTCAGATTATCTTCTACAATGGTAATGTTCGATACTGGAGGACTGGTAATTGGAATGGGATTAGGTGGTGGTGGGGTGACATACCGGTAGTGCTAGATACTAATATCTTCAATGCCAGCTATGTGAACAATCAAGATGAGATCATCGTTACTTGGGGTGTCCTCAACTCATCCATCTCCACAAGAATCGTGGCAGCCCATTTGGGATCGATCGAACAATTTAACTGGTATGAACAAGACCTCAGATGGAATAATATCTGGTCTGGCCCCAGGGACAGATGTGACATTTATGGCAGGTGTGGAGCGTTCGGTTACTGTGACTCGGAGAGTCTACGTGTGTTTGAGTGCAAATGCCTACCAGGTTTCCAACCCAAGTTGCCAGATGAATGGAACATGAGAAACGCATCGAGTGGCTGCGTGAGGAAGCTCGAGGCATGCAGGAACGGGGAAGGTTTCGTCAAGTTAGAAAAGGTGAAGATTCCTGATACATCGTGGGCACGGATAGATAGGAATTTGAGTTGGAAAGCATGTGAGCAGCAATGCTTGAGGAACTGCTCTTGCTCGGCATACGCCATCAACAGCAATGCAAATATGATAGGGTGCATGGCATGGTATGGGAATTTAGTAGATACAAGGGATTCTGCAGATGGGGGTCAAGACTTGTACATACGTGTGGATGCAGTTGAGTTag ATGAATACACAAAGAAGTCCAAGGGGTTTCTTGCCAAAAAAGGGATGGTGCCGATTTTGGTAGTGTCTATTGCTATGgtattcttcttcatttgcTTTGGATGTTGGTTtgcaaagaggaagagaaaag AATATCCGAGGGAAATGAAGAATGATGATAGTAGAAGAACACATCAAGACCTGACAATTTTTGACCTAGAGAGCATAGTTGCTGCTACAAACAATTTCTCTACTGCTAACAAGCTTGGCGAAGGTGGATTTGGCCCTGTCTACAAG GGTCTTTTAGCTAATGGACAAGAGGTGGCTGTGAAAAGACTATCAAAGAATTCAGGGCAAGGTTTAGAACAATTTAAGAATGAGGTTATGTTGACAGCAAAACTTCAGCACAGGAACCTGGTGAGGATCTTTGGTTGCTGCGTTGATGCCGGAGAAAAGATGTTGATATATGAATGTTTGGCTAACAAAAGCTTAGACTTCTTCATATTTG ATAAAAGCAGAAGCTCATTGTTGGACTGGAAAAAGCGTTTTGAGATTATATTGGGAATAGCTCGAGGGGTCTTATATCTACATCAAGACTCAAGACTAAAAATTATCCACAGGGATTTAAAAGCTAGCAATGTCCTCTTGGATTCTACAATGAACCCAAAGATCTCAGATTTTGGAATGGCTAAAATGTTTGGGGAAGACCAAATCCAAGCAAATACAAACAGAGTGGTTGGAACATA TGGCTACATGTCACCAGAATATGCAATGGAAGGGCGGTAttcagaaaaatctgatgtTTTCAGCTTCGGCGTTTTACTGCTAGAGATCATCAGTGGGAAAAGGAACACTAGTTATGATCCCTCCCCAAATTTGATTGGACAA ATTTGGGATATGTGGAGAGAGGAGCAAGCATTAGCTATGGTTGATCCATCTTTGGGGGAGTCATATCCTGCTCATGAAGTTTCAAGATGCATCCAGATTGGGCTACTTTGCGTGCAAGAAAGTGCATCAGATAGGCCAACCATGTCGGAAGTTATTTTCATGTTGGGTAATGAAACAACTCTTCCCCATCCCAAGAAACCTGCATTTATATTACAATCATCCAGCAAACTAAACTCAGCAGCATCAAAAGGATCAACTACTTCTCTAAATGATGTAACGATAACGGTGCTCAAAGCACGCTAATGACATATATGTTGTGCatcatattcatttttttcttgtcttACAGTTAAGTCTTATGTATTGCCATTTGTTATCAAACTTAAGACaatattttgtaatt CACTTGTTCTATTCGTTCTTCTTATCCGATGCTGTAATTCGATAGATAGCATAACAACTGATCAAGCCATTAGAGATGGTGAAGTTCTAGTCTCTAATGGAGAAGTGTTTGAGCTTGGTTTCTTCAGCCCTGGAAAATCCACCAACCGCTATGTTGGAATCTGGTACAagagagataaagaaaaaacagttGTATGGGTTGCAAACAGAGACGATCCTATCAATGAAACCTCAGGGGTCCTGTCAATTGGTGCACATGACCTCATCCTCTACGCCAGGAACCAAAGCAACATTACTTTCTGGTCCACCAAATCCAATGTTTCaatctcatcatcatccacaCCTGATCCTAAATACAAAGCTCAGCTCTTAGATACTGGAAACCTTGTTTTGGTTGAACGAGAGAGCCAAAAGGTAACTTGGCAAAGCTTTGATTATCTCACTCATACAGTGCTTCCATTCATGAAACTTGGAATAAACAAGCGGACAGGATTCAACTGGTTCCTAACTTCCTGGAAATCCGAAGATGACCCGGGAACCGGGAGTTACACCTATAAGATTGATCCAAATGGAGCTCCTCAGATGGTCTTGTACAAAGATAATGTTCGATACTGGAGGACTGGTAGGTGGTGGTGGAGTGACATACCGGTGGTGCTAACTACTTCTTTCTCCAATTCTAGCTTTTTGAACAATCAAGATGAGGTTACTGTTACTTGGGGTCTTCTCAACTCATCCATCTCCACAAGAATTGTGGTAGACTATTCTGGAACGATCCAACAATTTAACTGGTATGAACAAGACCTTGGATGGAATCAAATCTGGTCTGGCCCCATGGACAGATGTGATTATTATGGCAGGTGTGGAGCGTTTGGTTACTGTGACTCGGACAGTATCAGCGTGTTTGAATGCAAATGCCTACCAGGGTTCCAACCCAAGTTGCCAGACGAATGGAACATGAGAAATGCATCTAGTGGCTGCGTGAGGAGGCTCGAGTCGTGCAAGAACGGGGAAGGTTTCATCAAGTTGGTAAAAGTCAAGGTCCCTGATACATCGTGGGCACGGGTGGATATGAATTTGAGTTCGAAAGCATGTGAGCAGCAGTGCTTGAGGGATTGCTCTTGTTTGGCATACACCATCAGCAGCAATGCACCTATAATAGGGTGCATGACATGGTATGGGAAGTTAGTAGATACAAAGAATTTTGCAGATGGGGATCAAGACTTATACCTACGTGTAGATGCACTTGAGTTag CTGAGTACACAAAGAAGTCCAAGGGTTTTCTTGCCAAAAAAGGGAGGCTGCCAATTTTGGTAGTGTCTATTGCTATGATATCCTTCTTCATTTGCTTTGGATGTTGGTGtgcaaagaggaagagaaaaa AATATCCCTGGGAAAGGAAGAATGATGATGACAGTAGAACACATCAAGACCTGACACTTTTTAACCTAAAAAGCATAGTTGCTGCTACAAACAATTTCTCTGCTGCTAACAAGCTGGGCGAAGGTGGATTTGGCCCAGTCTATAAG GGTCTATTAGCTAATGGACAAGAGGTGGCTGTGAAAAGACTATCAAAGAATTCGGGGCAAGGTCTAGAACAATTTAAGAATGAGGTTATGTTGATAGCAAAACTTCAGCACAGGAACCTGGTGAGGCTTTTTGGTTGCTGCATTCATACAAAAGAGAAGATGTTGATTTATGAATACTTGACAAACAAAAGCTTGGACTTCTTCATATTTG ATAAAAAGAGAAGCTCGTTGTTAGACTGGAAAACACgttttgaaattatatttggAATCGCTCGAGGTGTCTTATATCTTCATCAAGACTCGAGACTAAAAATTATCCACAGGGATTTAAAAGCTAGCAATGTCCTCTTGGATTCTACTATGAACCCAAAGATCTCAGATTTTGGAATGGCTAAAATGTTTGGCGAAGACCAAATGCAAGCAAAAACCAACCGAGTGGTTGGAACATA TGGATACATGTCACCAGAATATGCAATGGAAGGGCGATATTCAGAAAAATCAGATGTTTTTAGCTTTGGTGTGTTACTGCTAGAGATCATTAGTGGCAAAAGGAACACTAGTTATGATAACCAAACTCCCTCCCCAAATTTGATTGGACAA ATTTGGGATATGTGGACAGAGGAGCAGGCATTAGGTATGGTTGATCCATCCTTGGGGGAGTCATATCCTGCTCATGAGGTTTCAAGATGCATCCAGATTGGGCTACTTTGCGTGCAAGAAAGTGCATCAGATAGGCCAACCATGTCGGAAGTTATTTTTATGTTGGGTAATGAAACAACTCTTCCCTCTCCCAAGAAACCTGCATTTATATTACAATCCAGCAATCCAAACTCAATAGCATCAAAAGGATCAACTCCTTCTCTAAATGACGTAACGATAACTATGCTCGAAGCACGCTAA